The genomic segment TCTGGCTAGGCAAGAGGCCTGCTGCCTTGGCCAGGCCTGTGTGCAGAGTCGGGTCTTGCTTGGGGGTCCAGGAGGTCCTGGATGTGGGGACGGCTCGAGTGTGGTGACTGCAGACAGGCCCGCAGGTGGGTCACCTGTTGTCTGCCCAGAGAGTGTCCCTTGGGTGGCCGATAAGCAACTAGCTGTGGATATTTGCTTGTCCCTCAGCCCAGCCAGCAGCACTGCTTCACTGTGTTCCATCTGAGAACTGAGCTCTTAGGGCTGGAGGGGCCGTCACCATGTGTCCGCAGGCCAGGAGAGGGCTGGTGCCTGTGTTAGGTCTGGAGGCTCCGGGGGGCTGAACGGGAGCTGGCCTGGAACAGGGTTGTGCCTGCAACCCCTGGGTTCCGAGGGGAGGCCTGCAGGTCACCCCGTCTGCTCCTGAACAGTGGGCTTTCGGGGCAGGGCCAGGAGCGAGCAGTCACACGCCGGGCAGCCTTGTGTCCCTCCTGAGGCCCCCAGGCCCCATCCCACATCTCTTGCTCTCAGGCCCACACGTtggctgggccaccagggaccaGAAAAGGCAGCTGGGCCAGgcccagcagcagctgctgctctccacccagaCCCTTGGGCCCTGCCTGAGGGCATCTAGAACTAACGTTGGCCACACAAAGTAGTGTGGGGTCCCAGGCCCTGGGTTCCCAGCGTCCGGCCCGGCTCCCTCCCTGGGGTGCTGGGCAGGTGTGGTGCTGCCTTGCCTGGCACTTCCTCCCGTGAGTCAGTGGTCAGGTTAGCAGGTCCTGCTcgcctctctgcctctggaggCCACAGCGACCCTCTGTGGATGTGGCTTGGTGCAGCCAGGCCCTCGGGCCCACCCGCACGGGGGCTTGGAGAACACACCCGACCTGGGTGGGCGGCAGCAGCCTGTGGTGCCCGGTCCCCCACCGTCCACTCAGATCTCTCTGGCTTCTCCACAACTCGGGGCGTGGACGGGACAGATTCCTTTTCTGCCCTGACTGTTCTTGGCACCAGTCTCACCCCCACCCTCTGCCAGCCCGCATGTCCAGAGcagaccctgccaggctcccccctcATCTCGCACACTTTAACCTTTCACCTGACTTAGAAATTGAGATTTGAGTGCAGCTGATCTAGGGCACTTGTGTGGACCTGAGTTCTGTGTCTGAGGCCTTTGTCTCTGGCCCCCAGTCAGCCCTCAGCACGTAATCCCCTCACCCACTAGACCCCAAGCATGGCCTGCCGGTGCTGAGAGCTCACTCAGCCTCCTGCAACCCTCAGCTCCGTGCCCGGACCCTGGGCCGGTGGGATGGAGGCTGGTGTTCATTGAGGACCCACCTTTTGCGGGCCTGGCCTGGCAGTAGCCCCGCTTGTCTCAACTGCATTGCATCCCACTTGCAGAAGGGTCCTGGGCCCCAGGGGAGCTGGTGGGCGCACTGTCCGCCTGCTCATCCTCTGCCCTGGGCATCTCGCAGGGGAGGTGGGTGCCCAGAGGGGGGCACCACACTCCCTCCCAGGCTCAGCGACCACCCAGTGTGCCCCAGAGGACATGGCTCGTCTTGTTTCTGCACCTCTGATTCCCTTGTGGGCCTCTTCTACCCCAACCCTGTGAGTCCCTGCAGACCCAAGCCCACAGCTTGTGTGTGTCAGTGGCACAAAGTGGGTGCTCTGGGGTTGTGTGGAGTACCCTCCCTCAGTGAGGGAGCTGAGCCGGCAGCCTGCTGTCCACACACCAGGCCCCCAGGCTGGAGGGGAGGCGGACAACTGCAGCGTTTGGGCCTTGgatccagaggctcagaaagGGAGGGGCCGGCTCCAAGGCTGAAAGACAGCAACCGCCTGCAGACACGCGCTGCCCCTGAGCCCAGCCCAGGCCAAGGGCCTCCCCATCTGCCCAGGCTGTGCTGCCAGCCATCAAGAAAGACGCTGGCGGGAACCCGCCCCTCGGGGGGGACTTGCCTTGCCACCTGTGCCAGCCCAGGAGGCCAGTGTGGTGGGGCCTGGGTGAGGGTGCACCTGCCGAGGGTGGGAAGCTCACCGAGAGCACGTGTCCTCCAGGCGTCCCCGAGTCAGGCTCTGCTGGCGGCAAGGGCCACCTCGAGACCCGTCCTCCCCCGGGGCCGTGCGGGCTCCGGAGGCCAGCCCTGTGCTTGTCAGACCACTGCCTGCCCGTGGCCCCTGCAGCTGCAGCCCCGGGAGGGGCCGGCCGTGGGGCGGGTGCGCCTCTGCCTGGTCCCGCAGGTCCATGAGCTTcatctccctttccttctccgcAGTGTACTAACGGTCACTTGATGTGCGCTGGCTGTTTTATCCACCTACTAGCAGATGCCCGGCTGAAGGAGGAGCAGGCCACGTGCCCCAACTGTCGTTGCGAGATCAGTAAGAGCCTCTGCTGCCGCAACCTGGCCGTGGAGAAGGCCGTGAGCGAGCTGCCCTCAGAGTGTGGCTTCTGCCTGTGCCAGTTCCCCCGCTCCATCCTGGAGAGGCACCAGAAAGAAGAGTGCCAGGACAGGTGGGTGTCTGGACCGGCTGGCCCGCTCTCCTCCAGGCCCTAGCAGGGTGGGGTCAGCGGGAAGCTGCTGGGGCAGGCAGGAGGCCCCACAGACAGGGCTTAGATCCACACCTGGCAGCCTCTGGAGTCACCCTGGCCCTCCAGAGTTCCTCGTGGTCGTGTGGTGACTTCTTCCTTGGAGCCTGTCCTTGGTGGTCCTGGGCCAGTAGAGTGTGCCCAGCCCAAGGGCTCTGGGATCGTGGCATGAGGGGGCACTGGCTCTGCAATCCCCTAGGATTGCGGAGGGATCCCCTAGGATCTCTCCAGGCCACTGAGCCTCCCTGGAGCGGAGCCATGCAGGGCTCAGGACTAAAGTGGGGGGCCCACCCCGGTGGGTATAGGTGGTGTGAACACCCACAATTCACACATGCCCTGCTTCTTCCCAGGCCCTCCTGAGCTCTCACCCCTTCTTGGGGCTGGCACATGGGGTGTTTGTCCTTCAGGGAGCAGTTCGCGTGAGCATGGCTGGGTGGAGGCGCCCCTTGGGAGGACCCCTGGCACGGCCACCTTGCGTGGGCAGGATGTGACTGCAGTGCTCACCGCCTCCCCAGGGTGACGCAGTGCAAGTACAAGCGCATTGGCTGCCCGTGGCACGGCCCTTTCCACGAGCTGACGGTGCATGAGGCCGCGTGTGCCCACCCAACCAAGACAGGCAACGAGCTGATGGAGATCCTGGATGAGATGGACCAAAGCCACCGCAAGGAGATGCAGCTCTATAACAGCATCTTCAGTCTGCTCAGCTTCGAAAAGATCGGCTACACAGGTGAGGCGCCCTGCCGCCTGCTGCACCCAAcacgggccggggcggggccagcAGCCAGGAGCCGGGGCCGCTGCACCCGGTGGCCAGGCTCGGAACGAGCTCCTGGTGCCTGGGAGGAGGCCTCGGGGAAGAGGGCTGGAGGCCGAGCAAGGGGGCCGGGCAGGACCCTGGGGGCCCCTGCATGGCTCTGCAGAGACCCCTCTCCCTGGGGTCCCCGCCCTGGTCCCGTGACCCCGACAAAGTGGTGTCCTCACTGCAGGGGACTGCACGGCTTGGGACCGGTGGAGTCTCACTGGAAGGTGGGTGTGTCTGGGGGGCTCCAGGAGCTGAGGGCCTGCCCTGCGGAGCCAGGGGCAAGAAGAGCAGTCATCACGTCGGGTCCTGCCGAAAGGCAGTTACTGCAGTGACCGCGGGCTTCCTGGGGCCAGTGAGAagatgggcagggctggggctccaGAGTGAGCTGAGGGGGCCCGACTCAAACCGCAGAGCTGGGAGTGGACGCCAAGGGATGGGCAGGCTGGACTGCGCCCAGGCCCGCTGGATCTCCTGGGCTCTCCCGGTCACCACCACTGCGTTTGGACACTCTGGGGAGCAGGAGTCAGGCCAGAGCTCGCTCTAGACAGAGGATGGCAGGAAGCCTGTGCTCGCTGGAGCTCATGCCCGGCGGCCAGCTCCAGGTCAAGGGCAGTCAGGCGGCAGTCAGACCGTGCTGCCTGGGCCGGACCTGGCTCCATGCGGGCCTGCGGAGGCCCAGGGAGCCAAGGGCCTGGCGTCAGCAGCAGAAGGCCGTGGCTCTGGTTAGTCGTAGCCTCGGCTGCCGTGGTGGGCACCGTGTCCCAGACCACCCAGCCTGGAGAGTCCCTGTGGACCGAGGCATCGTGACTGCGGCAGTGGCCGGAAAGGGAGGATTGGCCGCCTCTGCAGAGGAACTTGCCGGCCAGGGGCCACGGGCTCTGCTGCAAGGACTGTGTGACAGCAGTCACCACTGATCAAGGGGCCCTTCGGCCAGCCGGCAGAGCCAGGACTGGGCCCTCAATGGGGCTGAGCCTTGAGACCCAGTGTGGGCTCGGGGGCCACATGCCAGCCCAGCCACCGGCTTTTCTGGCAGCTCTGTATCGGAACCAATAAAGTGCACTTTTTCACAGAACTGCatcctgtctgtgtgtctgcttaCCCCAGCCCCCCTGGGTGGGGCCACTCCCCCTGCGGGGCcccggggggtggggagaggaggggccaGTGGGGGTCCGGCCACGCCGGCCACTCTCCCCTCGAAGCCTCTGGGTTCCCTGCCGCTAACGAGTGTCACTTCTGTTTGTAGTTGTTCCCCCAAAGCTTGCGTGCGCCTTCGTTTGCCCTAATGGGTTTGATTTGCCTTGTGACAAGTAGAGCTGCTGTGTCCGGGTAAGTTGCCTTCCTCCCTGGCCGAGCCCTTCTCCTCGGCCGGCCGGGAAGGCGCCACCCTGGCCCTGCCCCCTCTGACCGCCGGCCCCGGCCTGTCTGTCTCCACAGAGGTCCAGTTCCGGCCGTACCGCACAGACGACTTCATCACGCGTCTGTACTATGAGACGCCTCGGTTCACAGTGCTGAACCAGACGTGGGTCCTGAAGGCACGTGTGAACGACTCGGAGCGCAACCCCAACCTTTCGTGCAAGCGCACCCTCTCCTTCCAGCTCCTGCTCAAGAGCAAGGTCACTGCACCCCTGGAGTGCTCCTTCCTGCTGCTCAAGGGCCCGTATGACGACGTGAAGATCAGCCCCGTCATCTACCACTTCGTGTTCACCAACGAGAGCAACGAGACGGACTACGTGCCGCTGCCCATCGTTGACTCCGTGGAGTGCAACAAGCTGCTGGCCGCCAAGAACATCAACCTGCGGCTCTTCCTGTTCCAGATTCAGAAGTAGGCGGCCCCACCCACGCCTGCTGCCACGGCTGCACCGCACCCTTGCCCATCTCAGCAGAGAAGGGATGGAAGCGAACCCTGggatgtctgcatgtgtgtgcgaAGGTGGGAGCCCCCTCGccctctgccccacctcccctGTCCTGGGCGCTGGAGGCTGGGCCCCCGAAGAGGAGACGCTGCTCGGGGACCCGAGGGGTGTGGCGTGGCTCAGCAgcctggccccagccccagcGTGCAGTGGGCCCCATGCCTGCTCTGGGCTGCACACCGGACCACCTACAGCTCCTGGGCCGGGCTCGGGGGCACTGACCACAGACAGCATATTTGATTGCAATTAAAAAGGCACCCTTGTTTCctactttctgttttgttcaagaGGAAGGTGTGGCTATAGTTGAACAGGATGGGGTCTTCAGTTTGGCCAGGGTCAGAGCCCATCCCTCAGGAGAGACTTGGAGTCGCCGCCCCCTCTGTCGTAGGCCTGGGGGAGCAAGCGGTCAGTTTCCCCAGCACACCCACCCCCAGCTGCTCCAGGGAGGCAAGACTTAGCCACAGGGCTCAGCAGGCTCTTCGGAATGCAGggtgattttctgtttcttcccagGAAAATAAACCCTTTACAGGCTCTTGTCTAAGTTACATAAATTTAGCAAAAGAGACTCTATCTTCTGTATTCAGCCTCAAGGACTCAGTGTCTCCAGGCCATGAGGAGTTTCGGGGTGTGCTGGCAGTGAGCAGCCCCGGCTGGCTGAGGGTCTGAGTGGTCCAGCTGCCCCCGGACTGCTCTCGGGGACCATCCACTGGTCCTGCACCCAGTGGAAGTCAGCGCTGGGCAGGGTGGTTCCTCCCCCAGGGAGGTGGTTCCTCCCCAGGGAGGTGGTTCCTCCCCTAGAGAGGTGGCTCCCTGGAGGTGCAGGCCTGTGGGCCTCACTTGGGGAGGAGCCCTGCCTGGGACCCCGAGGCCTGTTCGTGAAGCGGGTACGGGCCCTGCTGAGACCAGGCTCCCCGCACTCACGGCTTCAGTACCAAAGAGCTGGTTCCCTCCCCGCAGGCCAGCCCACCCGGGCCTGGAGCAGCGCCTGCTGGCCTGGCCCCCACTGCAGGCTTGGTGGGCAGGGCTACCCTGGCCTGTCTCTGGGGGCTGCTCTCTCCTGGCCCTCTGGTGGGAGCTGAGCAGAGAGGTGAAGGAGCTGTGGGGTACAGCTTGAGCCCAGTTCCTAGTGGCCGAGGCAGCCCTCCCAGGCCCAGGGCTCCCCTGTTCGCCACCCAGGGCATGGTGCTGGCAGGAGACGACTCCTGCTAGGCCGACTCAGTCTTGCCTACCCTCCGCAAAGAAAGACTCCACCCCAGCCACACCCTGCTGTGGTCCCACTGCCCTCCAGCGCTGCCCCCACCTGCCAGTGGGCACAGGCGAGGACATTCAGGTCCATGTAGGCTGCGTCTCCTGTGTGTGGAATGGTGCCATGACACCATCTCAGGTCTTTTGGGGCCAAACACCCTCTCTGTGGGTTCCAAAGTGACCATATGGCGGGGGCAGGACAGGGCGGGCTCGCCTGgtccgtgtgtgtgtgggtgcctGTGTGAAGCTGAGGCAGCAGAGGGCTAGGCCACCTGGCAGCTCTCCTGGGTGGGCAGGTGAAGATGTGTGACGGGGGTGAAACCAGGGCCGGGCAAgccatgttgtgtgtgtgtggaaggctGGGAGGAACGGCACTTTGCCGCCCCAGGTCAGCTGCGCACGGAGGGGCACAGCCCAGGAGCTCCACCAGCCTGCGAGAcaacactgggggtgggggtggggtggggctggtgcCCAGCCCCCCCCCGTAGGGGTGTGGGTGTCTAGGGGCGCCCAAGACTACTAATCTATCCCATAGCCCCACCCTGTGACAGTCACCTCAGCAGCTGAGCCTTACAGCCTATGGAACCGGGCACCCTGGGACACTAGTGTGTTCTTGGCCACCGATGGAGACTGGTGCCATGAACCTGCTGTGGCATCTCACCAGGAGTCACTGGTTTACTAGAGGGTGTCCAAGTCATGTTGTTAGAAAGGAGAAGGCCCCAGCGGTCTGTCTCCAGGATCCCGGTCCATCTTAGCATCCTGAGCTGGTGAAGGTGGGGGTGCAACCTCGGCAGATGTAGGGGCAGGCCTGGGGGCACAGGTCGAGCCCCACTTCCCCCTCTCACCCCACTTCCTTTTAAACACTACATTTCTCAGCCCAAAGTAAGACatctacaaaaataataaataattttttaaaaagaggagtcGAGGTATTTTTACAACATACTATGTTGCTTTTGTGGTCTGTAATCTCTggatactttctgtctctatctatagtttttaaaaagtttcaagccaagttttgtttgtatttccttACAAGACAGCCTCAGGGATGGGCCTCCCAGCCAGGGGCTAAGGCTGGCCCCAACCTGCAgtctccccaccccaggcccccagcTCTTGCTGGCAGTGCCTTGGATGCGCATCCCTGCCTGACCGGTGGGGAAGGCCAAGGCTAGAGAAGCTGAGTGCTCTCTAAAGTGAGAacagggccagaacctgagctgCCCTGTGGATGCTGGTGCTGGAGGGCTGGAGGCACAGAGGTGTTGGGGTTTTGGGAGACACCCTCCCTGTTCAGCTGGGACAGTCTGTTCCCACGGCTTaactcccccatccccaccctgcaTCTCACTGTGCCCCTGGAACCTCACAGCCTGCCTGCCAAGCAGCCACCTTGgtttcctgtccctgggatccatGTTAGGGACGATGGGGGGCAAGGGAGAGCAGCACACCCTTCAAGGAGGCTGAGAGTAGGCCCTCCGGCAGCTCCTCAAGCTCagcctcaccccacccctgcagCCACCCACTGGCCCTGGGCAACCTTCCCTGGACCTGTGGACCAGCCACCCTCCATACAGCTCCCTCCCCAGCAGGACTTGCTGCCCATCCACTGGCTGAGAGTTTTACCCCATTGGGTCTGATtctatttctgattctttgcgaccccatggactagccggccaggctcctctgtctatggaattctccag from the Budorcas taxicolor isolate Tak-1 chromosome 14, Takin1.1, whole genome shotgun sequence genome contains:
- the LOC128059137 gene encoding zinc finger TRAF-type-containing protein 1 isoform X2; amino-acid sequence: MSGAEEAGGGGPAAGPAGSVPAGVGAGAGAGVGVGVGAGPGAAAGPAAAAALGEAAGPGLPDEAGLAGARQLQEAAGDPDAPPKKRLRAAEAAEAAAAAAAAGSGKLEERLYSVLCCTVCLDLPKASVYQCTNGHLMCAGCFIHLLADARLKEEQATCPNCRCEISKSLCCRNLAVEKAVSELPSECGFCLCQFPRSILERHQKEECQDRVTQCKYKRIGCPWHGPFHELTVHEAACAHPTKTGNELMEILDEMDQSHRKEMQLYNSIFSLLSFEKIGYTEVQFRPYRTDDFITRLYYETPRFTVLNQTWVLKARVNDSERNPNLSCKRTLSFQLLLKSKVTAPLECSFLLLKGPYDDVKISPVIYHFVFTNESNETDYVPLPIVDSVECNKLLAAKNINLRLFLFQIQK
- the LOC128059137 gene encoding zinc finger TRAF-type-containing protein 1 isoform X1, with amino-acid sequence MSGAEEAGGGGPAAGPAGSVPAGVGAGAGAGVGVGVGAGPGAAAGPAAAAALGEAAGPGLPDEAGLAGARQLQEAAGDPDAPPKKRLRAAEAAEAAAAAAAAGSGKLEERLYSVLCCTVCLDLPKASVYQCTNGHLMCAGCFIHLLADARLKEEQATCPNCRCEISKSLCCRNLAVEKAVSELPSECGFCLCQFPRSILERHQKEECQDRVTQCKYKRIGCPWHGPFHELTVHEAACAHPTKTGNELMEILDEMDQSHRKEMQLYNSIFSLLSFEKIGYTGEAPCRLLHPTRAGAGPAARSRGRCTRWPGSERAPGAWEEASGKRAGGRARGPGRTLGAPAWLCRDPSPWGPRPGPVTPTKWCPHCRGLHGLGPVESHWKVGVSGGLQELRACPAEPGARRAVITSGPAERQLLQ